In Streptomyces sclerotialus, the DNA window GCCGGTCAGCTCGGCGTCGTCGCCGGCCCGGGCGAGTCCGCGCCAGACGGCGGGGCGGTCGCGGACGAGGAGGAGGACGGCGCCGACGTGCCGCAGGGCGACGGCGGCACCGGCCGGGTGGCCCATGACCTGCTGCCACACGCGCTCGCGCAGCGGGACCTCGGCGAGCTTGCCCTGGTCGCGCAGCCACCGCTCGACGGCGGTCAGGTCGAAGGCGGGGCTGGCTTCCGTGCCGCCCACGGGCTTGGGGAAGTCGGCGTGCCGACGGCGCCAGTTGCTGACCGCGGCCCGGCCCACGCCGGCCAGGCGCGCGATGCCCGCAGCGGTCACCTCCGCCGCGACCGCGGCCTCCAGCGGGGTCTCCGCCGGGATCTCCGGTGTTGCGTTCTCCGGCACCTGACTGGCTCCCGTCCGATCGCTCCGTCGCGTGCAGTGTCGCCTGTGTCAGCGAGCATACCCACGACTTCGCCACCAACCCCTTCACGGCCGTGAATACACACTTTCCCGTGAATCGTGTTGACTCGGTTCACAGCCTCTGCTGTTATTGAGCCATCGCGCCACCTGCTCCATCTTTCACGCACTTCTCGGCTATCTCGGCTTTCTCCTCATCTCTCCTCTTTTTTCACCTCTCAGTTCTCCAGGTCGCTTCGTCAGAACCGATCGAGACTCCCGGAAGGGACCCACAGCCATGTCCCAGCAGATGCAGTTCCCGCCCGGTCCCCCGGTTCCGATGGGCGCCCCGGCTCCGCAGGCCGCGCGCAACGGCCTGGGCGTCACGGCCCTCGTGCTCGGTGTGATCGGCGTGCTGTCCGGCCTGATCCCGTTCTTCTTCTGGCTCGCCGGTCTGCTCGGCCTGCTGGCCCTGATATTCGGTCTGATCGGCCGCGGCCGCGCCAAGCGCGGTCAGGCCACCAACAAGGGCGTCGCGCTGGCCGGTGTGCTGCTCGGCATCGCGGCGCTGGTGGCGTCGGTGATCGGCGCGGTCATCACCTTCACCGCGGTCAAGGGCGCGGTGGACGAGATCAACAAGTCGCTGGAGACGTCCAAGGTGCAGCCCAAGGACGGGGCGAAGGGCGAGGACGCGGCCGGCTCCGAGGGCGGTGCGGGCGAGGCGCTGCACGCCGGCGACACCGCTGAGTACGACACGGGTCTGAGCGTCACGGTGTCCGAGGCCTCGCCGTACACCGTCGACGAGTTCGCCGTCGGCCACAAGAAGAGCAACAAGGCCTACAAGATCACCGTGAAGGTGGAGAACAAGGGCAAGAAGAGCTTCGACAGCACGCTGACCCTGGTCGAGGCGCGCGCCGGCGAGGACGGCAAGAGCGCCGAGCAGATATTCGACGGCACGGTCGGCGAGGGCTTCACGGGCAAGATCCTGCCGGGCAAGACGGCGACCGTGGACTTCGCCTTCGACGCCCCCGCCGACGCGAAGAACCTCGACATCGACGTGTCGCCGGGCCTGGAGCACGAGGCGTCCCAGTGGGAGCTGAAGCTGTAGGACCGCAGCTGTTCCGCTCGGGGCCCGGCCACCACGGCCGGGCCCCGTCGCCTCTTCCCCCTACGTCTTCTCCGCCTGGCAGTCACTTCGCGTGGAAGCGGGGCGGGGCCGCTGTCGGGTTGCCGCCGGTGGGGAGCTTCTCGGCCGGGCAGGTGTCCAGGACCTTCGCCATCGCGGCCTTCTCCGCCCGCGTCACCCACAGGCCGTACTTCTTCTTCACCGCGACCTGATGGGCGACGTAGTCGCAGCGGTAGCTCTTCTCGGCCGGCAGCCAGGTGGCCGCGTCGCCGTCGCTCTTCTGCCGGTTGGCGGAGGCGCCGACGGCGATGAGGTTCAGCGGGTCGTTGGCCAGCGCGATCCGCTTGGCGGCCGGCCACTGGCCGGCGCCCTTCTGCCAGGCGTCCGACAGCGCCACCACATGGTCGATGTCGACCAGGCTGTCACCGCGCCGGAAGAACACCCGCTGCCCCGTGTACGGATCCTTCGTCAGCTCTCCCGAAGCCACCTTGCAGTGCCCGTCCTGGAAGCGCACCCGGGTCAGATCGCGCTTCAGGATGTCCTCCCGGGTCGGGCAGCCGTTGCTGTCCGTGTCGGCCCAGGCGGTCCCGAACCGCTCCCGCTCGTAGCCGGTCTTCGGGGCGCGGCCCTTGACCGTCAGCGAGCCGAGCGCCGCCAGCGCGCTGCCCGGCTCCCCCGTCGCCGTGGGAACGTCCGGGCTTCCCCGGCCGTCTCCCTGAGTGCCGCCGCCCGACGGGATGCAGCCGGCCAGGGCGAGCGACGCGGCCAGGGCGGCAGCGGGGAGCGCGGCGCGGCGCAGGGGGGAAGCGGACCGTATCAAGGGGGACATCCAATCGTCGGTTGCGGCAGGGCGGGCGGCCGGGCGCGGCGGCGCGAGCCGGCCGGCCCGGGTGACCGTACGTCTCGTCGCCCACCTTGAATGACGGGCCGTCCGAGGCACAGGTTTCGAGTACCTTTTCGGAAGTCGACAGAGTAAGGATCCACATGGAATCGGCCGCAGCCACCGCGGCGGGCGACGCCGGCGCCCGGACTCCGGCCGCGGCCGACGGCCGCCCCCGGCGCGGCCCCGGCGGCCTCCGCGGCGCCGCCGCCGCGCTCCGCGCCCCGCGCCTGGACCCGTACTGGACGGCCGCCGTCTTCTTCGTCCTCTTCACCACGCTGTCCGTGCAGCGTTACCGCACCATGGGCACGGTCTCCTGGGACCTCGGGATATTCGAGCAGGTCGTCCGCTCCTACGCGCATCTCCAGGCGCCCGTCGCCGACCTCAAGGGGCCGGGCGCGAACATCCTCGGCGACCACTTCAGCCCGGTCCTCGCCCTGCTCGCGCCGCTCTACCGGCTGATCCCGTCCCCCGTCACGCTGCTCACGGCACAGGCCGCGCTCTTCGCGCTGTCCGCCGTGCCCGTCACCCGGTGCGCCGGCAGGCTGTTCGGCCGCCGCGCCGGGCTCGCGCTCGGCGCGGCGTACGGCCTGTCCTGGGGGCTCCAGCGCGCCGTCGACTTCGACTTCCACGAGATCGCGTTCGCGCTGCCGATGATCGCCTTCTCACTGGAGGCGGTGGTGCGCCGGCGCTGGACCGCCGCGGTGTGCTGGGCCGCCCCGCTGGTCCTGGTCAAGGAGGACCTGGGGGTGACCGCTGCGGCCATCGGCGTGGTCATCGTGATCCGGGCGCGCCGGGCGGTGCCCGCGGCCGTCGCGCTCACCGTCTTCGGGCTCGCCGCCACCGCCCTCACCCTCGCCGTGATCATTCCGGCCTTCAACGGCGCCGGCTCGTACGACTACTGGACCAAGCTCAGCGGTGACGGCGGCCCGGCCCCGGTCATCCCCCTGGACACGGCCGTCCGCACACTGCTGTGGATCCTGCTGCCCACGACCGGTCTGCTCGCGTTGCGCTCACCGCTGCTGCTCGCCGCCGTACCGACCGTCGGCTGGCGTTTCGTCTCGCACGACGACCACTACTGGGGCACCGACTGGCACTACAGCGCCGTCCTGATGCCGGTGGCCTTCCTCGCCCTGATCGACGCGCTGCCCCGGTTCCGTACGAGCGCCCGCCCCTGGCTGCGCAGCTACGCCGCGCACGTGCCGGCCGCCGCGCTGGCCGTTGCCCTCGCGCTGACGACGACGCTCCCGCTGGCGCGGCTCACCGAAGCGGCCACCTACCGCACGCCGGCCTCCGTCCCGCAGGCCGAGGCGCTGCTCGACCGCGTGCCCGACGGCGCGACGGTCGAGGCCGACGTCCGGCCCATCAGCCGGCTCACCGGCCGGACGACGGTGTACTGGATAGGCGACACCCGCGGCATCGACCCGGACTACATCGCCGTCCAGCTGCGCGACGGACGGACCACGCCGCAGGCCGTCACGGAGGCCGAGGAGCGCCACCCGGGCGAGGTGTACGTACCGGACGGCGAGGCGGGCGGCCTGACGCTCCTCAAGCGCACCACGAAGGACTGAGGCGCGGCGGGGTCCCGGGGCCCCGCCGCCGCGTCCCGTTACGACCCCAGGATCGACGTCAGGAACTCCCCGACCCACGCCAGCAGTTCGCGGCCGACCAGGGGCTTGCCGCCGATCTTGCCGGTGGCCGGGCGGGGCACCAGGACCTGGTGGGTGGCCGGCTTGATGACCGTACGCGGGTACAGCCGCTTCAGGCGCAGCTCCTGGGACT includes these proteins:
- a CDS encoding DUF2079 domain-containing protein, which produces MESAAATAAGDAGARTPAAADGRPRRGPGGLRGAAAALRAPRLDPYWTAAVFFVLFTTLSVQRYRTMGTVSWDLGIFEQVVRSYAHLQAPVADLKGPGANILGDHFSPVLALLAPLYRLIPSPVTLLTAQAALFALSAVPVTRCAGRLFGRRAGLALGAAYGLSWGLQRAVDFDFHEIAFALPMIAFSLEAVVRRRWTAAVCWAAPLVLVKEDLGVTAAAIGVVIVIRARRAVPAAVALTVFGLAATALTLAVIIPAFNGAGSYDYWTKLSGDGGPAPVIPLDTAVRTLLWILLPTTGLLALRSPLLLAAVPTVGWRFVSHDDHYWGTDWHYSAVLMPVAFLALIDALPRFRTSARPWLRSYAAHVPAAALAVALALTTTLPLARLTEAATYRTPASVPQAEALLDRVPDGATVEADVRPISRLTGRTTVYWIGDTRGIDPDYIAVQLRDGRTTPQAVTEAEERHPGEVYVPDGEAGGLTLLKRTTKD
- a CDS encoding HNH endonuclease family protein; the encoded protein is MSPLIRSASPLRRAALPAAALAASLALAGCIPSGGGTQGDGRGSPDVPTATGEPGSALAALGSLTVKGRAPKTGYERERFGTAWADTDSNGCPTREDILKRDLTRVRFQDGHCKVASGELTKDPYTGQRVFFRRGDSLVDIDHVVALSDAWQKGAGQWPAAKRIALANDPLNLIAVGASANRQKSDGDAATWLPAEKSYRCDYVAHQVAVKKKYGLWVTRAEKAAMAKVLDTCPAEKLPTGGNPTAAPPRFHAK
- a CDS encoding DUF4190 domain-containing protein, yielding MSQQMQFPPGPPVPMGAPAPQAARNGLGVTALVLGVIGVLSGLIPFFFWLAGLLGLLALIFGLIGRGRAKRGQATNKGVALAGVLLGIAALVASVIGAVITFTAVKGAVDEINKSLETSKVQPKDGAKGEDAAGSEGGAGEALHAGDTAEYDTGLSVTVSEASPYTVDEFAVGHKKSNKAYKITVKVENKGKKSFDSTLTLVEARAGEDGKSAEQIFDGTVGEGFTGKILPGKTATVDFAFDAPADAKNLDIDVSPGLEHEASQWELKL